The DNA segment AATAAGTTGATAAAATTAAAAACGTGTTAATTTGCTATTGTTTAATTGCTAACAATTATCTAGTTGTCAACACTTTATTGCTATATTGAAACCCTTTTAAACAAGGATTGTCATAATAAGATAGATAGGTCTGCGTTTTATAAGTGAACCATAACTAAATATAAGCATTATGAAGACAGAATTGTTAAATGAATTTTATCTGTTACAACAAAGCCGGGCTCCGATGGCTTATCAAGAAATAATGGAAGAAAGGGTTTATACACCGCTTGAGCGGGTAAATAATAAAATGACTACCTGGATTTCGGAAAGAGGGCATATGCTGATGAACCTTGATGTGCGATTAAACAGCTCATTAAAGCACCTTAGAAAGAAGTATCTGAAATTTTAATCCCTTAATTCCGCTATCTTTGCACCATGATGGTAAACAAGGTACTGGAACGGTTAAAGATTGACAGGCTGAATCAAATGCAGCTGGAAACCCTGGCTGCAAGTAAAAAAGGGCAAGATGTACTGTTGCTTGCGCCTACAGGATCTGGTAAAACCCTAGGCTTTTTACTGCCCTTGTTAAATAATTTAGACCCAGCTATAGTAGGTGTACAGGCTTTAGTGCTTGTGCCTTCCCGTGAACTGGCTTTGCAGATAGAAATGGTATTCAGGCAAATGGGTACAGGCTTTAAAGTAAACTGCTGCTATGGTGGCCATCCTGTTAAAACAGAGCGGAACAATTTTGAACAGCCCCCTGCCGTACTTATTGGTACACCTGGAAGGATTGCCTATCATCTCCGTCACGAGAATTTTGACGAATCCGGAATTACAACACTGGTTTTGGATGAATTTGATAAGGCCCTGGAGTTTGGCTTTCAGGAGGACATGTCCTATATCATACGGAAATTACTTTCCTTAAAACAACGTTTATTGACCTCGGCAACTTCGATGGAGGAAATACCAGGTTTTACCGGGATTGATCAGCCTGTTGAGGTCAATTTTTTAAAGGATGTTGCAGCAGCACCCGATCTGGAGCTGAAAAAGGTAAATACTACAGCTGCCGATAAACTGGATACCCTGTTAAGGCTGATCTGTAAGATCGGTGATAAAAGAACATTGATCTTTTGTAACCACAGAGAAACGGTAGACCGGATCAGCGACCTGCTGATCGATCAGGATCTGGCACACGATATTTTTCATGGTGGTATGGAGCAGGATGAGCGGGAACGTGCATTACTGAAATTCAGGAATGGGAGCATTAAAATCCTGATCACTACAGATCTGGCTTCACGGGGGTTAGATATTCCCGAAGTAGAATGTATCATCCATTACCAGCTGCCTTATACAGAGGATGCATTTTTGCACCGTAATGGGCGTACAGCCCGTATGAATGCAAAGGGAACGGCTTACCTGGTCATAGCAGAGGACGAAAAATATCCTTTTCTGAAAACTGACATCAAAACAGAGGAACTCAAAGGTAATTTTCAGCTTCCTAAAGACAGTGAGTGGCAAACCCTTTATATTGCTGCAGGCAAAAAAGATAAGGTGAACAAGATAGATATTGTTGGCCTGTTGCTAAAAAAAGGGGGGCTGCAGAAGGACGAGGTGGGTTTGATAGAGGTGAAAGACCAGGTATCTTATGTTGCTGTAAAACGCAGTCTGGTTAACCCTGTGTTAAGGGCGCTGGCAAACGAAAAAATAAAGAATAAAAAGGTAAAGATTGAAATAGCAATGTAATATGAGTAATAACGATATTTTTAAAAAGCTGCGCGTGGCGCTGGCGCTTACCAACGATGACATCATTAAAATAATGGAGCTGGTAAATTTTAAGGTAGGTAAAAGTGAGCTGGGGGATATTTTCAGGAACAATGACCATCCTAATTTTAAACCTTGCGGGGATCAGATCCTTCGTAATTTTTTAAATGGCCTTGTGATCTATAAACGAGGACCGAGGCCACCCAAGCAGGAGCAGGAGAAAACGAAAGCTTAAAATTTTCTGTCGAGTTCCTTGGCGTGCAGATTGATCTTTTTTACTATAATATCCAGTTCGCTGGCCGAAACACTCAGCAGGTCTACCAGTCTGGGGTCCAAAGGCTCCATAGGGTCGCATGTTTTTATCAGTTCCGCCAATCCCAAAATATTGCTGACAGGCTTTCTGATCTCGTGAGAATTGGTCCAGGCTATTTCACGTAACCTTTTTTCATTCCTGATGTTCTGGTCAATATCTATGGCAATAACCGCGTAGGCCTCTTGAGCCTGGAATTTCACAGAGTGGTGGGAGATGAGTACATAAAATAAGTCCCCATTTTTTTTCTGATGTAACCAGATGCCCGTGTCATGTCCTTCATCATGGGCTGAATACAAATAGTCTTTTAACTTTTTACGCTCCACTTCGGGCCGTATATCCAGGGCCGACATTTTGAGCAGCTCTTCACGGCTGTATCCATATTTTCTCACCATCACGTCGTTTACAGCCAAAAACCTGAATCCGGATTTCTCCATAACATATACAGCGCCCGGTGAGCCTTCAAATAATTTATAATAATTGTCTTCAATGGTTGAGAGATCTTTATAATGTATGCCAAGTAATATATATAATGCCACTGCAGTAATCAGGATGAACAAGATATACTTATAATGGTGCAGAAAGCGAAAATCTGTTTCCGGATGCTTGCTGTCGAAAACATTGATCAATACGCTTGCTACAAACAGTAAGGTAAAACCAATCAGCAGGTAGAGCAGGACAATCTTTTTTTTAATACGGATATGATTAGCTAAAAGAGGTTGAGTGCGGGTTTTCATAGGTTAAGGATGTATGCTTAAAAATAGTGAAATAACATGAATGTGGTGATAAAAATCTCAAGTATATATTACCTTTCATCAGATTGTTAATGCAAAC comes from the Pedobacter heparinus DSM 2366 genome and includes:
- a CDS encoding DEAD/DEAH box helicase, which gives rise to MMVNKVLERLKIDRLNQMQLETLAASKKGQDVLLLAPTGSGKTLGFLLPLLNNLDPAIVGVQALVLVPSRELALQIEMVFRQMGTGFKVNCCYGGHPVKTERNNFEQPPAVLIGTPGRIAYHLRHENFDESGITTLVLDEFDKALEFGFQEDMSYIIRKLLSLKQRLLTSATSMEEIPGFTGIDQPVEVNFLKDVAAAPDLELKKVNTTAADKLDTLLRLICKIGDKRTLIFCNHRETVDRISDLLIDQDLAHDIFHGGMEQDERERALLKFRNGSIKILITTDLASRGLDIPEVECIIHYQLPYTEDAFLHRNGRTARMNAKGTAYLVIAEDEKYPFLKTDIKTEELKGNFQLPKDSEWQTLYIAAGKKDKVNKIDIVGLLLKKGGLQKDEVGLIEVKDQVSYVAVKRSLVNPVLRALANEKIKNKKVKIEIAM
- a CDS encoding DUF1456 family protein → MSNNDIFKKLRVALALTNDDIIKIMELVNFKVGKSELGDIFRNNDHPNFKPCGDQILRNFLNGLVIYKRGPRPPKQEQEKTKA
- a CDS encoding PAS domain S-box protein, whose amino-acid sequence is MKTRTQPLLANHIRIKKKIVLLYLLIGFTLLFVASVLINVFDSKHPETDFRFLHHYKYILFILITAVALYILLGIHYKDLSTIEDNYYKLFEGSPGAVYVMEKSGFRFLAVNDVMVRKYGYSREELLKMSALDIRPEVERKKLKDYLYSAHDEGHDTGIWLHQKKNGDLFYVLISHHSVKFQAQEAYAVIAIDIDQNIRNEKRLREIAWTNSHEIRKPVSNILGLAELIKTCDPMEPLDPRLVDLLSVSASELDIIVKKINLHAKELDRKF